In the genome of Cytophagales bacterium, one region contains:
- a CDS encoding T9SS type B sorting domain-containing protein, producing MKKLLFIIPLLLSGLAHAQICGIQSVSSTDEGCFGDSTGSAVVTMDTTGTPPYSYSWNTTPVQTDSFATGLVAGTYTVTVTDDSGCVDSVTVIITEPPLLVIIIDSTKNVSCFGISDGVIYSSATGGTSPLLFSIDTGATFQASGTFDSLAEGAYSIIVRDSNGCSETTAVTITQPPLTLTIEITDTTFAVCGDSNGTATGTPLGGTPPFTYLWDDPLAQTDSTADSLKAGRYSLIVIDSNGCIAAIAVNINNNPGPIATITSFTPVACFGDSSGSATVTHTGGTPPYTYLWDDPPAGGQTDSIADSLPTGIYTVTVTDSDTCKGLVTIFISQALLLIATITDSSNTSCNGDSNGTATVTPFGGTSPYTYLWDDLLVQTDSSAINLPPDTFKVIVTDTNSCKDSATVTIIDPAVLSVAITGSTNVLCNGDSTASATATPAGGTIPYFYLWDDPGSQTTPTATGLPDGTYQVVVNDVNGCTDSATVTVTQPTALSAIIADSTNVLCNGDSNGSATVTTTGGTIPYTWLWDDPLAQIDSTADSLAAGTYSVTVTDSNGCIAIDTVYIIEPVILTIQISLSCEGFCDGIAIATPVGGKEPYTYLWDDSLATTDSIANNLCAGVYSVIVTDSNACIDTSYITVTAPLALVTHSDVTCNGSCDGTGTAIPSGGIPPYLYQWFDSALDTLAGETDSIADSLCAGAYSVKVKDSIGCLATNIPTVIIRPDTIGSYEPNTATDPQNAYDNDLITSVSINVTQDLVVRRTVPVDSIGVICSVWLNVQISGTGTGTPLDIHWMKSLADHGTSHNFAAPQGVSEEHHFDITAERTWLWSDFTDIEIHGTKTAPPSQTEWQEVWLEVHLCYPDTIPFLITITEPDPLVKLGPDTGICKGDTIALNTSNFGFVSYLWNNGITDSTIFTDTAGVFSLTVADTTGCVSTDTIEVFQTDINLGADTTICQGDTVALNTGNFGFVSYSWNNGQTDSTIFTDTIGVFILTVTDSIGCIDSDTYQVFKSLPVVNLGSDTSVCQGAKVDLNTNNFGYLSYLWNNGLTDSTFKTDTSGVFILTVTDIVGCTATDTMAVVVNLAPAINLGADTTICQGDTILLNTSNFGYATYLWNNGMTDSTIATDTAGLFSLTVTDAIGCANSDFVQVFVSLPVINLGADIAVCQGDSAALNISNFGFSGYSWNNGLIDSTITTDTTGIFILTVTNNFGCTASDTIAVDVNPLPSVSLSADTTFCKGGSVMLQASGGVSYLWNPGTGLSDSTIFNPIASPDQTTAYSVAVTDSNGCTASGSIVVTVNPIPAFNLGPDSTVCTGDTFTLTAPSGYVYLWSTGDTIQTIIVNNSNDYWVKITDSLTGCYNLDTINVQLNSPPIVNLGFDTTVCGSMQLDAGNPGSTYLWSTGDTIQALTVTTSDTFRVDVTNSAGCTSSDTVVIATITLSASINFTHASCTGIDDGAANVITAGGSGSYFYGWSTGDSSQNISGLASGTYIVSVTDITYNCAVYDTVKIIIIDSDSCLNIPTVFTPNDDGLHDEWIIRNTATDQRIKVLYPDCTVEIYNRWGALIFSSNGYDLPWGGKFNSKPMPVAAYYYIIKLNNGEDDTFTGTVTIMR from the coding sequence TTGAAAAAATTACTATTCATAATTCCGTTATTATTAAGTGGATTGGCTCATGCCCAAATCTGTGGAATTCAATCTGTTAGTTCCACTGATGAAGGTTGTTTTGGTGACAGCACAGGTTCGGCAGTGGTTACTATGGATACTACAGGGACGCCACCCTATAGCTATTCATGGAATACTACACCTGTGCAAACAGATTCATTTGCAACCGGGCTGGTCGCAGGAACTTATACAGTTACAGTAACAGATGATTCAGGCTGTGTAGATTCAGTTACGGTTATCATTACCGAACCTCCTTTACTTGTAATTATAATCGATTCAACAAAAAATGTAAGCTGCTTTGGCATATCGGACGGAGTTATCTATAGTTCTGCTACAGGGGGAACTTCTCCACTTCTATTTAGCATAGATACAGGAGCAACATTCCAGGCAAGCGGTACTTTTGATAGCCTTGCTGAGGGCGCTTATTCAATTATTGTTAGAGACTCAAACGGGTGTTCTGAAACGACTGCAGTAACTATTACTCAACCACCACTTACCTTAACTATCGAAATCACTGATACTACTTTTGCTGTATGTGGTGATAGTAATGGAACAGCAACAGGAACGCCATTAGGAGGAACCCCGCCTTTTACATATTTGTGGGATGATCCGCTTGCTCAAACCGATTCTACAGCTGATAGCTTAAAGGCAGGTAGGTATTCGCTTATAGTAATAGATTCCAACGGCTGTATAGCTGCCATAGCTGTAAATATCAATAATAATCCCGGTCCTATAGCCACCATCACGTCCTTCACCCCTGTTGCCTGTTTCGGTGATTCTTCCGGTTCAGCTACTGTAACACATACCGGGGGTACTCCTCCCTATACCTATTTGTGGGATGATCCGCCAGCTGGCGGACAAACCGACTCCATTGCCGACAGTTTGCCAACGGGAATATATACAGTAACTGTTACCGATTCTGATACCTGCAAGGGATTAGTCACTATTTTCATAAGCCAAGCGCTACTATTAATAGCAACTATTACCGACTCTTCTAATACATCTTGTAACGGAGATTCCAACGGTACGGCTACTGTAACTCCTTTCGGAGGTACATCACCTTACACCTATTTGTGGGATGATCTCCTGGTACAAACTGATTCGTCTGCTATTAACCTGCCCCCTGATACTTTTAAAGTCATTGTTACTGATACTAATTCTTGTAAAGATTCAGCTACCGTTACTATTATTGATCCGGCCGTGTTATCGGTAGCTATAACAGGTTCTACAAATGTTCTTTGTAATGGCGATTCCACTGCCTCTGCTACTGCTACTCCTGCCGGAGGCACCATCCCTTACTTCTATTTATGGGATGACCCCGGATCCCAAACAACTCCAACTGCAACCGGATTGCCTGACGGAACTTACCAGGTCGTTGTGAATGATGTTAACGGGTGTACAGATTCAGCTACAGTTACAGTAACCCAGCCAACTGCATTATCAGCTATCATCGCTGATTCTACAAATGTCTTGTGCAATGGAGATTCCAATGGCTCGGCTACGGTTACTACTACAGGCGGAACCATCCCCTACACCTGGTTGTGGGATGATCCGCTTGCTCAGATCGATTCTACCGCAGATAGCTTAGCTGCCGGTACCTACAGTGTCACTGTTACTGATTCGAATGGGTGTATAGCTATAGACACCGTGTACATTATAGAACCCGTTATTTTAACAATACAAATTTCGCTATCATGTGAAGGTTTTTGTGATGGTATAGCTATTGCAACACCGGTAGGCGGTAAAGAACCTTATACCTATTTGTGGGATGATTCATTAGCAACGACTGATTCTATAGCAAATAACTTATGTGCAGGCGTTTACAGCGTTATCGTAACCGATTCCAATGCCTGTATAGACACATCCTATATAACGGTAACTGCACCTTTAGCTTTGGTAACACATAGTGATGTGACTTGTAATGGTTCATGTGATGGAACAGGTACAGCAATTCCAAGCGGAGGTATTCCTCCTTATCTCTATCAATGGTTTGACAGCGCTCTCGACACACTTGCCGGGGAAACTGATTCAATTGCAGACAGCTTGTGTGCAGGAGCCTATTCAGTAAAAGTCAAGGATTCTATTGGTTGCCTGGCAACCAATATTCCGACAGTGATCATAAGGCCCGATACGATTGGAAGCTACGAGCCAAATACGGCTACTGATCCTCAAAACGCCTACGATAATGACTTGATCACTTCGGTTTCTATTAATGTAACACAGGATCTGGTGGTCAGGAGAACAGTCCCGGTAGACAGTATTGGCGTCATATGTTCTGTATGGTTAAATGTTCAGATATCCGGTACGGGTACTGGTACGCCTCTTGACATACACTGGATGAAAAGTTTGGCGGATCATGGTACTTCACACAATTTTGCAGCCCCCCAAGGCGTGAGTGAAGAACACCACTTTGATATTACAGCAGAAAGAACCTGGTTATGGTCAGACTTCACAGATATAGAGATCCATGGCACCAAAACTGCGCCACCCAGCCAAACAGAATGGCAGGAAGTATGGCTTGAAGTACATTTGTGTTACCCGGATACAATTCCCTTTCTCATTACAATTACAGAGCCCGATCCATTAGTAAAACTGGGACCGGATACTGGCATTTGCAAGGGCGATACCATAGCGTTGAATACAAGTAATTTTGGATTTGTAAGCTATTTATGGAATAACGGCATCACAGACTCTACCATTTTCACTGATACTGCCGGGGTGTTCAGTCTAACGGTAGCTGATACTACCGGATGTGTTAGTACTGATACGATTGAAGTATTTCAAACTGATATTAATTTAGGCGCTGACACTACTATTTGTCAGGGAGATACAGTGGCTTTAAATACCGGCAATTTTGGATTTGTCAGTTATTCCTGGAATAATGGCCAAACGGACTCTACCATTTTCACAGATACTATCGGGGTATTCATTCTGACCGTAACCGATAGCATTGGTTGTATTGATAGCGATACATACCAAGTCTTTAAATCTTTACCCGTTGTTAATTTAGGCTCTGACACTTCCGTTTGCCAGGGCGCCAAAGTAGATTTGAATACTAATAATTTTGGATACCTTTCTTATTTATGGAACAACGGGCTCACTGACTCTACCTTCAAGACTGACACATCGGGTGTTTTCATACTAACCGTTACCGATATAGTTGGATGTACAGCAACTGATACCATGGCAGTTGTTGTGAATCTTGCTCCTGCAATCAATCTTGGCGCTGATACTACAATCTGCCAGGGAGACACAATCCTGTTAAATACTTCTAACTTCGGGTATGCAACATATCTCTGGAACAATGGCATGACAGACTCTACCATCGCCACCGATACTGCCGGACTATTCAGCCTGACGGTTACAGATGCGATCGGATGTGCCAATAGCGATTTTGTGCAGGTATTTGTCTCTTTACCTGTTATTAATTTAGGTGCAGACATTGCTGTTTGCCAGGGTGATAGTGCAGCTTTAAATATTAGTAATTTTGGTTTTAGCGGTTACTCCTGGAACAACGGGCTCATTGACTCTACCATCACTACCGACACAACGGGGATTTTCATCCTCACGGTCACTAATAATTTTGGATGTACTGCCAGTGATACAATAGCGGTAGATGTAAACCCACTTCCATCTGTTAGTCTGAGCGCTGATACGACATTTTGTAAGGGAGGCAGCGTAATGTTACAGGCAAGTGGCGGAGTATCCTATCTATGGAATCCCGGTACAGGTTTAAGTGATTCAACAATCTTCAATCCTATTGCAAGCCCGGATCAGACAACTGCTTATTCTGTAGCTGTAACTGATTCGAATGGTTGTACCGCCAGTGGTAGTATTGTAGTAACCGTAAATCCAATACCGGCATTTAATCTTGGACCGGATTCTACGGTTTGTACAGGAGATACCTTTACATTAACAGCCCCTTCTGGTTACGTTTATCTTTGGAGCACCGGAGACACCATACAAACTATAATAGTAAATAACTCTAACGATTACTGGGTAAAAATAACCGATTCGCTGACCGGATGTTATAATTTAGATACAATTAATGTTCAATTAAATTCACCACCAATTGTAAATCTGGGGTTTGATACAACAGTATGCGGTAGTATGCAATTAGATGCGGGCAATCCTGGCAGTACTTATTTATGGAGCACCGGGGATACTATACAGGCCCTTACAGTCACTACCTCAGACACTTTCCGGGTAGATGTTACCAATTCAGCAGGTTGTACTTCAAGTGATACGGTGGTGATTGCAACCATAACATTAAGCGCCAGCATAAACTTTACACATGCCAGTTGTACCGGAATAGATGACGGTGCAGCAAATGTGATAACGGCAGGAGGCAGTGGCAGCTATTTTTATGGTTGGTCAACCGGTGATTCTTCACAAAATATTTCCGGACTCGCTTCCGGCACCTATATTGTTTCTGTAACAGATATTACATATAACTGTGCTGTTTATGACACAGTGAAAATTATAATCATAGATTCGGATTCGTGTCTGAACATACCCACAGTTTTCACCCCCAATGATGATGGTTTACATGATGAATGGATCATTAGAAATACTGCCACCGATCAACGAATCAAAGTGTTGTATCCGGATTGTACGGTTGAAATTTATAATCGCTGGGGAGCGTTGATCTTTAGCTCCAATGGCTATGATCTGCCCTGGGGTGGTAAGTTTAATAGTAAACCTATGCCAGTTGCGGCTTATTATTATATTATAAAATTAAATAATGGGGAGGATGATACTTTTACGGGGACTGTGACGATTATGCGGTGA
- a CDS encoding type IX secretion system membrane protein PorP/SprF codes for MVKNSLIIIRFIFVSYCLLPTANCFGQQLPVYSQYILNDFLLNPAIAGSIEEYSPIRISLRNQWVGFDGAPQTQTLSFHGLLGKGVGLGGFIFHDITGPIRHSAIQFSGAYHIPFKNLNSKLSFGLSAALSGYSLKKEELKADPDGFADPTIDKGINKTVVPDMSFGVYYSGEDYYAGLSAVQLVQSKLNSKSDSLREVRHYFLFAGYDFWVNDDFTIEPSFLLKGTETSPFQVDVNTKVFYKEDYSLGISYRHKDAVVVMLGVKYKQFYLGYAYDIVLSNIQKYSGGSHEIIVGFNIEQSRSQWKYPRYM; via the coding sequence ATGGTGAAAAATTCTTTGATAATTATCAGATTTATTTTTGTTTCCTACTGCCTACTGCCTACTGCCAATTGCTTCGGGCAGCAGTTGCCGGTATACAGCCAGTACATTCTGAACGATTTTTTACTAAATCCTGCTATTGCCGGTAGTATTGAGGAATATTCCCCTATAAGAATAAGCCTCAGGAATCAATGGGTTGGATTTGATGGTGCTCCGCAAACTCAAACGCTCAGTTTCCATGGGTTACTGGGAAAAGGTGTAGGCTTGGGTGGATTTATTTTTCATGATATTACAGGCCCAATAAGACATAGCGCTATTCAATTTTCCGGAGCATATCATATCCCTTTTAAAAATCTGAATTCCAAGCTTTCATTTGGTTTATCAGCGGCTTTATCCGGGTATTCTTTAAAGAAAGAAGAATTGAAAGCTGATCCGGACGGGTTCGCTGATCCTACGATAGATAAAGGAATAAATAAAACAGTTGTACCGGATATGTCATTCGGAGTATATTATTCCGGTGAGGATTATTATGCAGGTTTGTCTGCAGTACAGCTTGTTCAAAGCAAGTTAAATTCCAAAAGTGATAGCCTGCGTGAAGTACGCCATTACTTTCTTTTTGCAGGTTATGACTTTTGGGTGAATGATGATTTTACAATAGAGCCCTCATTTTTGCTGAAAGGTACTGAAACGTCTCCTTTCCAGGTAGATGTTAATACAAAAGTCTTTTATAAGGAAGATTATTCATTGGGAATATCTTACAGGCACAAAGATGCTGTAGTTGTGATGCTGGGTGTGAAATATAAGCAGTTCTATCTGGGTTATGCCTATGATATTGTATTAAGCAATATACAAAAATATAGTGGTGGCTCGCACGAAATTATAGTAGGATTTAATATTGAACAATCAAGATCTCAGTGGAAATATCCGAGATATATGTAG
- a CDS encoding ORF6N domain-containing protein, whose protein sequence is MKVTKKLDKSVLYVDLIYEIRRIKVMLDRDLAELYGVETKNLNKAVKRNINRFPDDFMFQLSNEEFENLKFQFGTSRWGGTRKLPYVFTEYGVAMLSSVLNSEQAIKVNIAIMRTFGKIREFALTNKELFLKIRELEIRYDGQFKEVFEVLNKLIIEKSKPRKQIGFKIGK, encoded by the coding sequence ATGAAAGTAACAAAAAAATTAGATAAAAGCGTCCTGTATGTTGACTTGATTTATGAGATCAGAAGAATAAAAGTGATGCTTGACAGGGATTTAGCAGAGCTATATGGTGTGGAAACCAAAAATTTAAACAAAGCGGTAAAAAGAAATATAAATAGATTCCCAGATGATTTTATGTTTCAACTTTCTAATGAAGAATTCGAAAACTTGAAGTTCCAATTTGGAACATCAAGATGGGGTGGTACACGAAAACTGCCTTATGTTTTTACCGAATATGGTGTAGCAATGCTTTCGTCTGTATTAAACAGTGAACAAGCTATAAAAGTTAACATTGCAATAATGAGAACGTTCGGAAAGATACGTGAATTTGCCTTAACAAACAAAGAGCTATTTCTAAAAATCAGAGAATTGGAAATAAGATACGATGGACAATTTAAGGAAGTGTTTGAAGTATTGAACAAATTAATCATTGAAAAATCTAAACCGAGAAAGCAAATAGGTTTTAAGATTGGAAAATGA
- a CDS encoding DUF4340 domain-containing protein: MFKKFSILHLAVILVILLGVYFALEFWDKKERSSSYRDELVSIDTMNISKMIVTTKSYPGKDIVLIKNNAGWYIRLKEGKNVPADNGEVKRAIDVLIQVKTRRLAANDPSKFNELRVDTSGTRVQVFEGDKKTLDLIIGKFSFQNKRDFYTYVRLADENEVYTTDAFLGPSFEKDFSRWRDQTIVRSAPDSITAITWAYPADSSFTLAKTLMKKGVTKSSRVLGRDLGGLWSVNGALADSTKVKNFLNSLRNIYSDKFADDVSKTNLSNKVFTMVIELSGSEKIEIGVYQHPTYKWIINSSTNPESYFASDDQIVVKKLFISKGRFLLENESNKKIR, translated from the coding sequence ATGTTCAAAAAATTTTCGATTCTACATCTGGCAGTTATATTGGTGATCCTGCTTGGAGTTTATTTTGCACTGGAATTTTGGGATAAAAAAGAACGAAGTAGTTCATATAGAGATGAATTGGTATCTATTGATACTATGAATATCTCTAAAATGATCGTAACAACAAAATCATATCCTGGAAAAGACATTGTATTAATAAAAAACAATGCTGGTTGGTATATCAGGCTCAAAGAAGGCAAAAATGTGCCTGCCGATAATGGTGAGGTAAAAAGAGCTATTGATGTGCTTATCCAGGTTAAAACCAGGCGGTTAGCTGCTAATGACCCTTCAAAATTCAATGAATTGCGGGTTGATACAAGCGGTACGCGAGTGCAGGTTTTTGAAGGAGATAAAAAGACGCTTGATCTGATTATCGGCAAGTTCTCGTTTCAGAACAAAAGAGACTTTTATACGTACGTACGTTTAGCTGATGAGAATGAAGTTTATACCACCGATGCTTTTTTGGGGCCATCGTTTGAAAAAGATTTTAGCAGATGGAGAGACCAAACCATCGTAAGATCAGCCCCTGATTCAATCACTGCTATTACATGGGCTTATCCTGCAGACAGCTCCTTTACTCTTGCTAAAACATTGATGAAGAAGGGGGTGACAAAATCCTCCCGAGTACTCGGGAGGGACTTAGGGGGGCTGTGGTCTGTTAATGGTGCACTCGCTGATTCCACTAAAGTTAAAAACTTCCTCAACAGCTTGCGGAATATATATTCCGATAAATTTGCCGATGATGTATCTAAAACAAATTTAAGTAACAAAGTATTTACGATGGTAATAGAGCTCAGTGGATCAGAAAAAATTGAAATAGGTGTTTACCAACATCCAACATATAAATGGATAATTAACTCATCAACAAATCCTGAATCTTATTTTGCAAGTGATGACCAGATAGTGGTTAAGAAATTGTTTATTTCTAAAGGAAGATTTCTGTTAGAAAATGAAAGTAACAAAAAAATTAGATAA
- a CDS encoding ABC transporter permease subunit: MKSIWIITKRELASFFDSPIAYAIIIVFLGLSGFFTWLYGSTIFLINQASLEVFFSIAFWIFVLFIPAITMRTIAEENKSGTIELLITRAVTDWQIVFGKFLSCLILIVIAILASVPYYITVSILGPIDHGAVLGGYFGLILISAAFISIGVFVSSASNNQFVAFLVTFIICLVFHIIFEILANYFTGVSGDVLNYLSIRNHFDSIKRGVVDSRDLIYFLSIITLGLILAQTMLSKRNWQG, encoded by the coding sequence ATGAAATCAATCTGGATAATCACAAAAAGAGAATTGGCATCGTTTTTCGATTCACCAATAGCGTATGCTATTATCATAGTATTTTTGGGTCTAAGCGGCTTTTTTACATGGTTATATGGAAGCACTATTTTTCTTATCAACCAGGCAAGTTTGGAGGTCTTTTTTTCTATTGCATTTTGGATTTTTGTCTTATTCATTCCTGCAATTACTATGCGAACAATAGCAGAGGAAAATAAATCCGGAACAATTGAACTGCTTATAACCAGAGCAGTAACTGACTGGCAAATTGTATTCGGAAAATTTCTTTCTTGCTTAATATTAATCGTAATTGCTATACTGGCATCTGTTCCATACTATATTACTGTAAGTATATTGGGGCCAATAGATCATGGAGCTGTTTTAGGAGGTTATTTTGGTTTAATATTAATAAGCGCTGCATTTATAAGTATAGGTGTTTTTGTAAGCAGTGCATCCAACAATCAATTTGTTGCCTTTTTAGTGACTTTTATCATATGCCTGGTATTTCATATAATATTTGAAATATTGGCAAATTATTTCACCGGTGTTAGTGGAGATGTACTCAACTATTTAAGTATCCGGAACCATTTTGATTCAATTAAAAGAGGCGTTGTTGATTCAAGAGACCTTATTTACTTTTTATCCATTATCACATTAGGGCTTATTTTAGCACAAACAATGCTTTCTAAACGTAATTGGCAGGGGTAA
- a CDS encoding four helix bundle protein gives MYDLEDRTLKFAQRVRAFVKKLPKTIANIEDIRQLVKASGSIGANYIEANESFSDKDYLYRTKVCRKEAKESRYWLRLADTKEDTESERGRKELIQEAFELMNILGSIIRKVENK, from the coding sequence ATATATGATTTAGAAGATAGAACATTAAAGTTTGCTCAAAGAGTAAGGGCATTTGTTAAAAAGTTACCGAAAACAATAGCAAATATTGAAGATATCAGGCAACTTGTAAAAGCATCGGGGTCGATTGGTGCAAATTACATTGAAGCAAATGAATCATTTAGCGATAAAGATTATCTATATAGAACAAAAGTGTGTAGGAAAGAAGCTAAGGAAAGCAGATATTGGTTAAGATTGGCAGATACAAAAGAAGATACAGAATCAGAAAGAGGTAGAAAAGAGCTGATCCAGGAAGCTTTTGAATTGATGAATATACTTGGATCAATAATTCGTAAGGTTGAAAACAAATAA
- a CDS encoding ATP-binding cassette domain-containing protein: MSIQVENLTKTYGLQKAVDNISFEINTGEIVGFLGPNAAGKTTTMRMITCYMAPTNGTIRLDGYTTAKNSEEIKRKIGYLPENNPLYLDMAIIDYLRFAAAIQGVDRSSIPARIKRMVDICDLSSEIHKKIGALSKGFRQRVGLAQAMIHDPEVLILDEPTSGLDPNQIVEIRNLIKELGKEKTVVLSSHILSEVEATCDRILIINRGRIVADGSAAILRQQAKGKEVLTVQIETPAKANAAKALLNLASIESVQPNQDKKDFYSVQSKPDMSSRKAIFEMCVKNKWYLTEMTGTETRLEDVFRELTN, encoded by the coding sequence ATGTCTATACAGGTAGAGAACCTGACTAAAACTTACGGTTTACAAAAAGCCGTAGATAATATTTCTTTTGAGATCAATACAGGCGAAATTGTAGGCTTTCTCGGGCCAAATGCTGCTGGTAAAACAACAACAATGCGCATGATCACCTGCTACATGGCGCCAACTAATGGAACGATCAGGCTTGATGGATATACCACAGCCAAAAATTCCGAAGAGATAAAACGCAAGATCGGATATCTTCCGGAAAACAATCCCCTATACTTAGACATGGCTATTATTGACTACCTGAGGTTTGCAGCTGCAATACAGGGGGTTGATAGATCAAGTATTCCGGCTAGAATTAAACGGATGGTTGACATCTGTGACCTGTCATCCGAAATTCATAAAAAGATCGGAGCGTTATCCAAAGGTTTCAGGCAGCGGGTTGGTTTGGCACAGGCAATGATACACGACCCGGAAGTGCTCATACTTGACGAACCTACTTCAGGGCTTGACCCAAACCAGATCGTTGAGATAAGAAATCTCATTAAAGAGCTTGGAAAAGAAAAAACTGTTGTATTAAGCTCGCATATCCTCTCGGAAGTAGAAGCTACCTGTGACCGCATTCTGATCATAAACCGGGGTAGGATCGTAGCTGATGGTTCAGCAGCTATCCTGCGTCAGCAGGCAAAGGGCAAGGAAGTGCTGACAGTACAAATAGAAACACCGGCAAAAGCAAACGCGGCCAAAGCGCTGCTTAACCTTGCAAGTATAGAATCTGTACAACCCAACCAAGATAAAAAGGATTTTTACAGCGTTCAAAGCAAGCCTGATATGTCGTCTCGTAAAGCTATCTTTGAGATGTGTGTTAAAAATAAATGGTATTTGACTGAGATGACAGGTACAGAAACGAGGTTGGAGGATGTGTTTAGGGAGTTAACTAATTAA
- a CDS encoding aminotransferase class V-fold PLP-dependent enzyme, translating into MKKVIMKFQNVNLNQQGSLLRRRNFIHYLSSAAFIGFISPHFPLKANGKEDLVQKLTQAGSEEEFWKLVRNQFPLTKKRIYFNTATVGPSPYSVLETVKEVSTRMETWGEYYSTDDARESLAGFVNVTKEEISLTHNTTEGINLVAWGLPLKKGDEVIMTTHEHVGNALPWLNRAKLHGIILKTFTPAMTADENLDLINDLIGNKTRVIAVPHITCTTGLVLPVKQIAELGHDKGLFVFFDGAQAPGSTLVDLEDMGVDFYATCTHKWLLGPNGTGFLYVKKALLDVLQVYGVGAYSDSGWELSEHEQTLEGYVPTAHRYDYGTQNAAIYQGVVEAVNFMNGIGIKKVEARGKALAKYLQDNLLKLEDKIEMLTSTEDVSRGCIVGFRLKNMDYHAFGKLAGKNNFRIRLVPEAGLNSIRISTHIFNSYEEIDRFLELFNKSH; encoded by the coding sequence ATGAAAAAAGTTATTATGAAATTTCAAAACGTCAACTTAAATCAGCAAGGGAGCTTATTAAGAAGAAGAAATTTTATCCATTATTTAAGCAGCGCTGCATTTATTGGTTTTATATCCCCCCATTTCCCCTTAAAAGCTAACGGAAAAGAGGATTTAGTGCAAAAATTAACGCAAGCCGGAAGCGAAGAAGAATTTTGGAAGCTTGTTCGTAACCAATTTCCACTGACTAAAAAAAGAATTTATTTTAACACTGCTACTGTTGGTCCATCTCCTTACTCCGTTCTGGAAACTGTCAAGGAAGTATCAACCAGGATGGAAACCTGGGGTGAATATTATAGCACTGATGACGCCAGGGAAAGCCTGGCCGGATTTGTCAATGTTACAAAGGAAGAGATCTCGCTTACTCATAATACTACCGAAGGAATAAACCTTGTCGCCTGGGGATTGCCGCTAAAAAAAGGAGATGAGGTGATTATGACCACCCATGAGCATGTGGGTAATGCATTGCCATGGCTTAACAGGGCAAAGCTCCATGGTATCATTCTGAAGACGTTTACTCCAGCGATGACTGCCGATGAGAATCTGGATCTTATTAATGACCTGATCGGCAATAAAACAAGGGTAATTGCTGTTCCACACATAACCTGCACCACCGGCTTGGTGTTGCCTGTAAAACAAATAGCTGAATTGGGCCATGATAAAGGTTTATTTGTCTTTTTTGATGGAGCCCAGGCGCCAGGTTCCACTTTAGTGGACTTAGAAGACATGGGGGTTGATTTTTACGCAACCTGTACGCATAAATGGCTTTTAGGACCTAATGGAACAGGGTTTCTGTATGTAAAGAAAGCGTTATTGGATGTATTACAAGTATATGGAGTAGGAGCTTATTCTGATTCAGGATGGGAATTGTCGGAACATGAACAAACCCTGGAAGGGTATGTTCCAACGGCACATCGTTATGATTATGGAACCCAGAATGCAGCTATTTACCAGGGAGTTGTTGAAGCTGTAAATTTTATGAACGGTATAGGTATTAAAAAAGTAGAAGCCCGCGGAAAGGCTTTAGCAAAATATTTACAGGATAATTTATTGAAGTTAGAAGATAAAATTGAAATGCTTACGTCAACTGAAGATGTTTCCAGGGGATGTATTGTGGGGTTTCGATTGAAGAACATGGATTATCATGCGTTTGGTAAACTCGCTGGCAAAAATAACTTCAGAATAAGATTAGTACCAGAGGCCGGTCTTAATTCAATACGTATTTCAACGCATATTTTCAATAGTTATGAGGAAATTGACAGGTTCCTGGAGTTATTTAATAAAAGTCATTAA